Proteins encoded by one window of Acetivibrio thermocellus ATCC 27405:
- a CDS encoding IS256-like element ISCth5 family transposase, whose protein sequence is MATNNRMALLEQLSKYVVEKDKDFLKEALTLLINALMDAEVTSIIGAEKYERNNNRNNYRNGYRLREWDTRVGTLQLSIPKLRHGSYFPSLLEPRKMSEKALLNVVQEAYVHGVSTRKVDELVEALGMKGIDKSEVSRISKQLDEFVEEFKNRRLEGEYPYLWLDATFPKVREGGRVCSMALVIAVGVNQQGEREILGFDVGMSEDGAFWEEFLRRLVARGLKGVRLVISDAHEGLKAAIKKILTGSAWQRCRVHFMRNVLSQVPKHYQGMVSSIIRTIFAQNDQESAREQLRHVVDELKKRFPKAMKILEEAEEEILAYMAFPREHWAQIHSTNPLERLNREIRRRTDVVCIFPNREAVIRLVGAMLMEQNDEWKVGRRYFSLESMSKITSINEFTLTPVALLHK, encoded by the coding sequence GTGGCTACTAATAATAGAATGGCACTTTTAGAACAACTTAGCAAGTATGTTGTTGAAAAAGATAAAGATTTTTTAAAAGAAGCATTAACATTACTCATTAATGCCCTAATGGATGCGGAAGTTACATCAATAATAGGTGCTGAAAAGTATGAAAGAAATAATAATAGAAACAACTATCGCAATGGATATCGTCTAAGAGAATGGGATACTCGAGTAGGAACATTACAGTTAAGCATTCCCAAGTTACGTCACGGAAGTTATTTTCCAAGTCTTTTAGAACCGAGGAAAATGTCAGAGAAAGCATTATTGAATGTAGTTCAGGAAGCCTATGTTCATGGAGTAAGTACCAGGAAGGTGGATGAACTTGTAGAAGCTCTTGGAATGAAAGGGATTGATAAAAGCGAAGTATCAAGAATCAGTAAGCAACTGGATGAATTTGTAGAAGAATTTAAAAACCGTAGACTGGAAGGAGAATATCCTTACCTTTGGCTTGATGCCACTTTCCCCAAGGTTCGGGAAGGAGGCAGGGTATGCAGTATGGCACTAGTTATAGCAGTAGGAGTTAATCAACAAGGTGAACGGGAAATATTAGGTTTTGATGTAGGGATGAGTGAAGACGGGGCTTTTTGGGAGGAGTTTTTAAGAAGGCTGGTAGCAAGGGGTCTAAAAGGTGTAAGGCTTGTAATCAGTGATGCACATGAAGGGCTGAAGGCTGCAATAAAGAAGATTTTAACGGGAAGTGCATGGCAAAGATGCCGTGTACATTTTATGAGAAACGTATTAAGCCAGGTACCAAAGCATTATCAGGGAATGGTATCATCGATAATACGGACAATATTTGCCCAGAATGATCAGGAATCTGCGAGGGAACAGTTAAGGCATGTAGTAGATGAGCTTAAAAAACGTTTTCCAAAAGCAATGAAAATTCTTGAAGAAGCAGAAGAAGAAATCCTGGCATATATGGCTTTTCCCCGTGAGCATTGGGCACAGATACACTCCACCAATCCTCTTGAGAGACTTAACCGGGAAATTCGCCGTCGAACGGATGTTGTTTGCATATTTCCAAATCGTGAGGCGGTAATCCGATTGGTAGGAGCAATGCTCATGGAACAAAATGATGAATGGAAAGTAGGGCGGCGCTATTTCAGTCTGGAATCAATGTCAAAGATTACATCGATAAATGAATTTACATTGACACCAGTAGCTTTATTACATAAATGA
- a CDS encoding CAP domain-containing protein — MKRKMVLLIVLALVLAGSTGLLGLSFQNASAATSFQRVNFVTGVVTADSLNVRQGPSTKFPVVCVLKKGQTVNVFGKLGDWYAIYEPATGCVGAVSSKYIKQQGTTTTQTTKKPAKTSAPKAPAPTPAKASPAPTAAVKTSPAAQVTSTPVTGLNADEQLTLELINKERTKAGLEPLKIDAELQKVARLKAKDMVEKNYFSHQSPTYGSPFDMMRQFNISFRTAGENIAGNRTVEGAVQSWMNSEGHRKNILNANFNYTGIGVVESPQYGKMFVQMFIGK, encoded by the coding sequence ATGAAAAGGAAGATGGTCTTACTAATTGTTCTTGCCCTTGTTCTGGCAGGGAGCACGGGTCTTTTGGGGCTTAGCTTCCAGAATGCTTCGGCGGCCACTTCTTTCCAAAGGGTAAATTTTGTAACCGGAGTGGTGACTGCTGACAGTTTAAATGTAAGACAGGGTCCGTCTACCAAATTTCCTGTTGTATGTGTACTTAAGAAAGGACAGACTGTTAATGTATTTGGGAAACTGGGGGATTGGTACGCAATTTATGAACCTGCTACCGGATGTGTGGGAGCGGTATCTTCAAAGTATATCAAGCAGCAGGGTACTACCACAACTCAAACAACCAAAAAACCAGCGAAGACTTCCGCGCCAAAAGCACCGGCACCAACACCGGCAAAAGCTTCACCTGCACCGACTGCCGCAGTTAAGACAAGTCCGGCTGCCCAAGTAACTTCGACACCGGTTACAGGTCTGAATGCAGATGAGCAGTTGACGCTGGAACTTATTAACAAGGAAAGAACGAAAGCGGGCCTTGAGCCACTCAAAATTGATGCAGAGCTGCAGAAAGTGGCAAGGCTCAAAGCGAAGGATATGGTTGAAAAGAACTATTTCTCCCACCAGTCCCCGACATATGGTTCGCCTTTTGACATGATGAGACAGTTTAACATAAGCTTTAGGACAGCAGGGGAAAATATTGCAGGAAATCGTACGGTAGAAGGAGCCGTTCAGTCCTGGATGAACTCGGAAGGACACAGGAAGAATATATTAAACGCCAATTTCAATTATACCGGAATCGGTGTTGTCGAAAGTCCTCAATACGGTAAGATGTTTGTACAAATGTTTATCGGCAAATAA
- a CDS encoding ISL3 family transposase, translated as MDKFIKQLDPNLDYINHEINDGKCYITVASNRKEVTCPFCGQSSSRIHSTYNRTFQDLPIQGNKVFIIIRNRKMFCDNPDCSHTTFAERFDFISYKAKKTRRLEDEIVRMSINCSSVAASKALKENVVDIGKSTVCNLLKKRNTGC; from the coding sequence ATGGATAAGTTTATTAAACAATTAGATCCAAACTTAGACTATATTAATCATGAAATAAATGATGGCAAATGCTATATAACAGTAGCTTCCAACCGCAAAGAAGTAACATGTCCATTTTGCGGCCAGTCATCATCCAGAATACATTCCACCTACAACAGAACTTTTCAGGATCTTCCAATACAAGGTAATAAGGTATTTATTATTATACGTAACAGAAAAATGTTTTGTGATAATCCTGATTGTAGTCATACTACTTTTGCAGAAAGATTTGATTTTATCTCCTATAAAGCGAAGAAAACCCGTCGTCTTGAGGATGAAATTGTACGAATGTCAATAAATTGCAGTTCCGTTGCAGCATCAAAAGCTCTAAAGGAAAATGTTGTGGATATCGGTAAAAGTACAGTTTGCAATCTCTTAAAAAAAAGAAACACCGGTTGTTGA
- a CDS encoding proline--tRNA ligase, whose product MRVSNMFFQTLREVPAEAEIASHQLMLRAGLMRKLASGIYSFLPLGYRVFRKIEQIVREEMDRAGAQELIMSALLPAESYQASGRWEVFGAEMFRLKDRNGRDFCLGPTHEEIFTETVKSVTRSYRSLPLILYQIQTKYRDERRPRFGVMRSREFVMKDAYSFDRDEAGLDISYKKMYDAYCRIFDRLGLDYIIVDADTGAMGGSDSQEFMVKSAVGESRIAYCEACGYAANDEKAECVPEKCCDDKECCGELGLEKVATPDVRTIEELMQFFGCSAKEFAKTLIYKADDKVVAAMVRGDRELNETKLQNLLGCIELEMADAETVEKVTGAAVGFAGPIGLDIDIVVDLEVAEMKNFVVGANETGFHYKNVNINRDFKPKYVKDIRTIKEGDACPKCGAPVKVEFGIEVGHIFKLGTKYSEALDCIYLDETGKERPMIMGCYGIGINRSMAAVIEQNNDENGIIWPISIAPYHVIVIPVNTTDSVQMELAEKIYTQLGEMGIEVLLDDRDERPGVKFKDADLIGIPIRITVGKRAGEGIVEYKLRREKDFAAIPYEEAIAKAKKEVAEGLKK is encoded by the coding sequence ATGAGAGTTTCCAATATGTTTTTTCAAACACTGAGGGAAGTTCCGGCGGAAGCTGAAATAGCAAGTCATCAGCTTATGCTGAGAGCCGGACTTATGAGAAAGCTGGCATCGGGAATTTATTCCTTCTTACCTTTGGGTTACAGGGTTTTTAGAAAGATTGAGCAGATTGTAAGGGAAGAGATGGACAGGGCTGGCGCCCAGGAATTGATAATGTCGGCGCTTCTTCCCGCCGAATCGTACCAGGCATCGGGACGATGGGAAGTATTCGGGGCGGAAATGTTCAGGCTCAAAGACAGAAACGGAAGGGATTTTTGTCTTGGACCAACCCATGAAGAAATATTTACCGAAACGGTAAAAAGTGTTACAAGGTCGTACAGGTCTCTTCCCCTTATTCTCTACCAGATTCAGACAAAGTACAGGGATGAGAGAAGGCCAAGATTTGGTGTTATGAGATCGAGAGAGTTCGTGATGAAGGACGCATACAGTTTTGACAGGGACGAGGCGGGCCTTGATATATCCTACAAGAAGATGTACGATGCATACTGCAGGATATTTGACCGTTTGGGACTGGACTACATCATTGTGGATGCGGATACCGGAGCAATGGGAGGTTCAGACTCACAGGAGTTTATGGTGAAATCGGCAGTAGGTGAATCACGCATTGCATATTGTGAAGCCTGCGGTTATGCGGCAAATGATGAAAAAGCCGAGTGTGTACCTGAAAAATGCTGCGATGACAAAGAATGCTGTGGGGAACTTGGACTGGAAAAAGTTGCAACTCCGGACGTGCGGACCATTGAGGAGCTTATGCAGTTCTTCGGCTGCTCTGCAAAGGAATTTGCAAAGACCCTTATATATAAAGCGGATGATAAAGTCGTTGCGGCCATGGTAAGAGGAGACAGAGAGCTGAATGAGACAAAGCTTCAGAATCTCCTGGGCTGCATAGAGCTTGAAATGGCGGATGCTGAAACGGTGGAGAAGGTGACAGGTGCGGCTGTAGGCTTTGCAGGTCCCATAGGCCTTGATATTGATATTGTGGTTGACCTTGAAGTTGCAGAAATGAAGAACTTTGTGGTGGGAGCAAATGAGACGGGTTTCCACTACAAGAATGTCAATATAAACAGGGATTTTAAACCCAAATACGTGAAAGACATAAGGACTATCAAAGAAGGGGATGCATGCCCCAAATGCGGAGCTCCTGTAAAGGTTGAATTCGGAATTGAAGTTGGGCACATATTCAAGCTTGGAACCAAGTATTCGGAAGCTTTAGACTGCATATATCTTGATGAAACCGGCAAAGAAAGACCTATGATTATGGGATGCTACGGTATAGGAATAAACAGGAGCATGGCCGCCGTAATTGAACAGAACAACGACGAAAACGGAATAATCTGGCCTATATCCATTGCACCATATCATGTAATTGTAATACCGGTAAATACCACCGACAGTGTTCAGATGGAGCTGGCCGAAAAGATATATACCCAGCTGGGAGAAATGGGCATTGAGGTACTGCTGGATGACAGGGACGAACGGCCGGGAGTCAAGTTCAAGGATGCCGACCTTATTGGTATTCCGATAAGGATAACTGTAGGAAAAAGAGCAGGAGAAGGCATTGTTGAATATAAGCTGAGGCGTGAAAAGGATTTTGCTGCAATTCCTTATGAGGAAGCAATTGCAAAAGCTAAAAAGGAAGTGGCCGAAGGCCTTAAAAAATAA
- a CDS encoding pectate lyase family protein, translating into MSRCWVKCISSMLAISLILFASLTLTASLIVASFLPATTTYAQTVSPLDRPIGWASEAGGTTGGGNAAPVIVTSASELQNLVKDNTPRVIYVQGNIGGNYTVGSNKTIIGLPGATTGSWTFKGSSNVILRNLKIRGNGADGDAVTVTDYSHHIWFDHLDLADSTDENLSIKRGSDYITISWCKYWFSRDGGHTFGGLIGHSDNNAAQDEGRLRVTYHHNWYSKGVTERMPRVRFGKVHIFNNLFDAPGNNYVIRCGYKANIRSEGNVFVNMKNCFDFSTSSPDSVLQSINDLFIGNCSGTTGRGIAFVPPYQYTVEPTAGLKEKIEAGAGATLNVPGTFSPTPSPSNTPTATPTPASIVYGDLNNDGRTNSTDYSLMKRYLLGSISFTNEQLKAADVNLDGKVNSSDYTVLRRFLLGSIDLLPYNGTATYQAEDAVFSGAIFETKNAGYTGTGYVNYDNVPGGYIEWTLNIANAGTYTLTLTYANGTSSNRTVDISVNGNIVASGVVFGGTGSWTQWQTKSITASLNSGVNKIRVTGTSSDGGPNIDKLEIRRN; encoded by the coding sequence GTGTCCAGATGTTGGGTAAAATGTATTTCTTCAATGTTGGCAATTTCTTTAATATTATTTGCTTCTTTAACGTTAACGGCTTCATTAATAGTAGCCTCGTTCTTACCTGCAACCACCACTTATGCCCAGACCGTGTCACCTTTGGATAGACCTATAGGATGGGCGTCGGAAGCCGGAGGAACCACAGGTGGCGGAAATGCTGCACCGGTGATTGTAACAAGTGCAAGTGAACTTCAAAATCTTGTCAAAGATAACACTCCAAGAGTTATTTACGTACAGGGAAACATCGGCGGCAACTATACCGTAGGATCCAACAAAACCATCATCGGCTTACCCGGCGCAACGACAGGCAGTTGGACGTTTAAAGGCTCATCCAACGTTATATTGAGAAACCTTAAAATAAGAGGAAACGGTGCAGACGGCGATGCCGTGACCGTTACGGACTATTCCCATCATATTTGGTTTGACCACCTTGATTTGGCCGACTCAACCGACGAAAATCTCAGCATAAAACGCGGAAGCGATTACATAACCATTTCCTGGTGCAAATACTGGTTTTCAAGGGACGGAGGCCACACATTCGGAGGCCTGATCGGACATAGTGATAATAACGCAGCGCAGGACGAGGGAAGGCTTAGGGTAACCTATCATCACAACTGGTATTCAAAGGGAGTAACAGAGCGTATGCCCCGTGTCCGTTTTGGAAAAGTTCATATTTTCAACAACCTGTTCGACGCTCCCGGCAACAATTATGTCATTCGCTGTGGTTACAAAGCAAACATCCGCTCTGAAGGCAATGTCTTCGTTAACATGAAAAATTGCTTTGACTTTAGCACTTCTTCTCCGGACTCCGTACTCCAGAGCATTAATGATTTGTTTATAGGAAATTGTAGCGGAACAACCGGAAGAGGTATTGCTTTCGTTCCTCCCTATCAATACACCGTCGAACCGACCGCGGGACTTAAAGAAAAGATTGAAGCAGGGGCGGGAGCAACGTTAAATGTCCCGGGAACATTCTCCCCCACACCGTCACCTTCAAATACCCCTACTGCAACACCAACACCTGCAAGTATAGTGTACGGAGATTTGAATAATGACGGCAGGACAAATTCAACTGACTATTCATTAATGAAAAGATACCTTCTTGGTTCCATAAGCTTTACAAATGAACAGCTTAAAGCAGCGGATGTAAATCTCGACGGTAAAGTAAACTCCTCTGATTATACTGTATTAAGAAGATTCTTACTGGGTTCGATCGACTTGTTGCCATATAACGGAACCGCGACTTACCAGGCTGAAGATGCAGTTTTCAGCGGCGCTATATTTGAAACAAAAAATGCAGGCTACACAGGAACAGGCTATGTAAATTATGACAATGTACCCGGCGGATATATCGAATGGACACTGAACATAGCTAATGCAGGAACATATACCCTGACACTTACATATGCAAACGGAACTTCGTCAAACAGGACGGTTGACATAAGCGTAAACGGTAATATCGTTGCCTCCGGTGTTGTATTTGGAGGAACAGGGTCATGGACACAGTGGCAGACCAAGAGTATAACTGCCTCATTAAATTCCGGAGTTAACAAAATCAGAGTTACCGGCACATCATCAGACGGAGGTCCCAACATCGATAAACTCGAAATAAGGAGAAATTAA
- a CDS encoding peptide ABC transporter substrate-binding protein has product MKRILALTITLVIVATVLTGCGKTQNKTSTSNQVIRATIASEPKTLDPSRNNAVDGGNYILCAFEGLTTLGKDGTIVAGTAERWETSDDGLVWTFYIRKDAKWSDGKDVTANDFVYSWRRLVDPATAADYAYYAYFIKNGEKINAGEADVSTLGVRAVNDKTLEVTLESPCPFFTEIVAFPALVPLREDIISANKDKWALEPSTYIGNGPYKLTSWDHDSKIVFEKNENYWDKNNVIAPKIEWYLMNDQNAILSAFKNGQVAYAKNIPSDELAAEKAAGNLKIFPLIGTYYIDFVNNKPPFNDVRVRKAFSLAIDRNYLVENVKKGGETPATAFVPYGIADVNPEPDFRTVGGDYISVKPEDYEKNVAEAKRLLAEAGYPDGKGFPKITFGLNSGAGHEPIAEALQQMWKENLGVEVEILAQEWNVFQQSRKDGVYNINRNGWIGDYMDPSTFMDIFTTGNGQNNAMYSNPKYDELISAARRETDPAKRIQMYHDAEKILMDDAAIAPLYFYTDPIVISPNLKGVLHSQLGFVIFKWAYFE; this is encoded by the coding sequence ATGAAGAGAATCTTGGCACTTACAATTACACTTGTAATCGTTGCAACAGTATTAACAGGCTGCGGAAAAACACAGAACAAAACATCAACATCAAACCAAGTCATTCGTGCGACTATTGCATCCGAGCCAAAAACCCTGGATCCGTCCCGCAACAATGCAGTTGATGGCGGCAACTATATTTTATGTGCATTTGAAGGACTGACCACGCTAGGCAAAGACGGCACCATTGTTGCAGGAACGGCTGAAAGATGGGAAACAAGTGATGACGGGCTTGTTTGGACATTCTACATCCGCAAGGATGCAAAGTGGTCTGACGGCAAGGATGTAACTGCAAACGATTTTGTTTATTCCTGGAGAAGGCTCGTTGATCCGGCAACAGCCGCCGATTATGCGTATTACGCTTATTTCATAAAAAACGGTGAAAAAATCAACGCCGGTGAAGCCGACGTCAGTACGTTGGGTGTTCGGGCTGTCAACGATAAAACCCTTGAGGTAACCCTTGAAAGCCCATGTCCGTTCTTTACCGAAATAGTTGCCTTCCCTGCTCTCGTTCCTCTCAGGGAAGATATTATATCCGCCAATAAAGACAAGTGGGCGCTTGAACCGTCTACTTATATAGGCAACGGACCTTACAAACTGACCAGCTGGGACCATGATTCAAAAATTGTATTTGAAAAGAATGAAAACTACTGGGACAAAAATAATGTAATTGCACCTAAAATCGAATGGTATCTGATGAATGACCAGAATGCCATCTTAAGCGCATTTAAAAACGGACAAGTTGCCTATGCAAAGAATATTCCTTCGGATGAGCTGGCTGCTGAAAAAGCAGCAGGTAATCTGAAAATTTTTCCGTTAATTGGAACATATTATATAGACTTTGTAAACAATAAACCTCCTTTTAACGATGTAAGGGTAAGAAAAGCGTTTTCTCTGGCAATTGACCGCAACTACCTGGTAGAAAACGTCAAAAAAGGTGGTGAAACTCCGGCAACAGCTTTTGTACCATACGGTATAGCTGACGTTAATCCGGAACCCGACTTCCGCACAGTAGGCGGCGACTATATTTCAGTAAAACCTGAAGATTACGAAAAGAATGTGGCTGAAGCCAAAAGGCTTCTTGCTGAGGCAGGTTACCCGGACGGAAAAGGATTCCCGAAAATTACTTTTGGTCTGAACTCAGGTGCGGGTCATGAGCCTATAGCTGAAGCTTTGCAGCAGATGTGGAAGGAAAATCTGGGTGTTGAAGTTGAAATCCTGGCTCAGGAATGGAATGTATTCCAGCAGTCACGAAAAGACGGCGTTTACAATATAAACAGAAACGGTTGGATCGGAGACTATATGGATCCGTCAACTTTCATGGACATATTTACAACCGGAAACGGTCAGAATAATGCCATGTACAGCAATCCAAAGTATGATGAACTTATTTCCGCAGCAAGAAGAGAAACTGACCCGGCTAAACGCATTCAAATGTACCATGATGCGGAAAAGATACTTATGGATGACGCCGCAATAGCTCCTTTGTACTTCTATACTGATCCTATAGTCATATCACCGAATCTTAAGGGAGTGTTACATTCACAACTTGGTTTCGTAATCTTCAAATGGGCATATTTTGAATAG
- a CDS encoding pectinesterase family protein, with protein sequence MIKNKKILLLLCINLCLFFLLINRIQLVSSAAVNADIIVAKDGTGNFTTIQAAIDSVPSNSSKRTVIFVKNGTYKEVVTIRKNNIHLIGESNTKTIITYDNYAGKLKPDGTTYGTSGSASFYLYGTDTILENITIENSFDESIDVKDKQAVAAYIRGDRQIIKNCIFIGNQDTLYAHSGRQYYVNCKIIGDTDFIFGGATAVFENCEIVSTPKGGYVTAASTDLENYGFLFLNCRLTSDAPKNSTYLGRPWRPNAYVVYKTCYLGAHIKESGWTSMSGNLPENARFFEYKNTGPGAVVNSSRRQLSYAEAAKFTPQNLLKGTDNWNPVALVSQTSTLTPTQKPTSTPAPTPMDGQLIKSLTVKDSANSSNWSIQSNLRVGDTVFGDRTYKFVTIPNEFLGSEWIRTACDSKKSTEDLAYFTAKADITVYVGLDSRVATIPSWLNDWTKTSLTITDDGSPQVTYNLYKKNFSANSVVTLGPNGASSGAVNYIVIVKQNNQNIVYGDLNGDGLVNSSDYSLLKRYILKQIDLTEEKLKAADLNRNGSVDSVDYSILKRFLLKTITQLPV encoded by the coding sequence ATGATAAAAAACAAAAAAATATTACTTTTACTATGCATTAATCTTTGCCTGTTCTTTTTACTAATCAATAGAATTCAGCTTGTGTCTTCCGCAGCGGTCAATGCGGATATAATAGTTGCCAAAGACGGTACAGGCAATTTCACAACCATACAGGCCGCAATTGATTCAGTACCGTCAAACAGTTCAAAAAGAACCGTTATATTTGTCAAAAACGGTACATACAAAGAAGTTGTTACAATCAGGAAAAACAACATACACCTCATCGGAGAAAGCAATACAAAAACAATCATTACATATGACAATTATGCGGGTAAACTAAAACCTGACGGCACCACATACGGTACATCCGGTTCCGCATCATTCTATCTCTATGGAACTGACACAATCCTTGAAAACATCACAATTGAAAATTCCTTTGATGAAAGTATCGACGTAAAAGACAAGCAAGCCGTAGCTGCTTATATCCGCGGCGACAGGCAAATAATCAAAAATTGTATTTTTATCGGAAATCAGGATACCTTGTATGCACACTCGGGCAGACAGTATTATGTGAACTGCAAAATCATAGGTGACACGGATTTTATATTTGGCGGCGCCACAGCTGTATTTGAAAACTGCGAAATTGTTTCAACACCCAAAGGGGGATATGTCACTGCTGCAAGCACTGATCTCGAAAATTACGGATTTCTGTTCTTAAACTGCAGATTGACAAGCGATGCTCCCAAAAATTCAACATATCTTGGAAGACCCTGGCGTCCCAATGCATATGTAGTTTACAAAACATGTTATTTGGGAGCGCATATAAAGGAGTCCGGCTGGACCAGCATGAGTGGTAATTTGCCTGAAAATGCGCGCTTTTTTGAGTACAAAAACACAGGCCCGGGAGCGGTGGTCAACTCATCGAGAAGACAGTTGTCATACGCCGAAGCCGCAAAATTTACTCCGCAAAACCTATTAAAAGGTACTGACAATTGGAATCCGGTTGCGCTCGTGTCTCAAACGTCAACTTTAACACCGACTCAAAAACCCACCTCAACACCGGCTCCAACCCCAATGGACGGCCAATTGATAAAATCATTAACGGTAAAGGATTCGGCAAATTCGTCCAATTGGTCCATACAGTCGAATTTACGGGTTGGTGATACAGTTTTTGGTGACAGAACATACAAGTTTGTCACAATTCCAAATGAGTTCCTTGGCTCCGAATGGATCAGGACAGCCTGTGACTCGAAAAAATCCACAGAAGACCTGGCCTACTTTACCGCCAAAGCTGACATAACCGTATATGTGGGTCTGGACTCAAGGGTTGCAACCATACCGTCATGGCTTAACGATTGGACCAAAACCTCACTGACAATAACCGACGACGGTTCACCACAGGTTACCTACAACCTTTACAAAAAGAATTTCAGTGCAAACTCCGTTGTAACCCTTGGTCCTAATGGGGCTTCAAGCGGGGCTGTGAATTATATTGTCATAGTTAAACAAAACAATCAAAATATAGTATATGGTGATTTGAACGGAGACGGACTGGTAAACTCAAGCGACTATTCATTATTAAAAAGATACATACTTAAACAAATAGATTTGACGGAGGAAAAACTTAAGGCGGCAGACCTGAATAGAAACGGCTCCGTTGACTCAGTGGATTATTCCATATTAAAGAGATTTTTGTTGAAAACAATTACACAATTGCCTGTATAA
- the istB gene encoding IS21-like element helper ATPase IstB — protein MLTSEIAACCKKLRLSRNIVEMSGKIQADNHQEYLLKLLKSEIIHREKTRNAKLLRKAGFYTIKTFESFRFDEVTLPGDITPEYLKECEFVKNKTNIVMYGNVGTGKTHLSIALGVEACKRGYEVRFFRTSALVNKLAEEKRVGTLSSFLKKLNKAELLICDEWRYVPLDRIGAQLLFEVISERYENKAVIINTNIEFSRWVNIFYDEQMTGAIVDRILHHCHLLLFFGQSNRMRESRLNT, from the coding sequence ATGCTGACATCTGAAATTGCGGCCTGTTGCAAGAAACTTCGGTTAAGCCGAAATATTGTGGAAATGTCGGGTAAGATACAAGCTGACAATCACCAGGAATATTTGCTTAAGCTTCTTAAGTCTGAGATTATACACCGTGAGAAAACAAGGAATGCTAAGTTACTGAGGAAAGCGGGTTTTTATACTATCAAGACATTTGAGAGTTTCAGGTTTGATGAGGTAACCCTTCCTGGTGATATTACTCCGGAATATCTAAAAGAATGTGAATTTGTGAAAAACAAGACGAATATAGTCATGTATGGGAATGTAGGGACCGGTAAGACTCATCTTTCCATAGCATTAGGCGTAGAAGCCTGCAAGAGGGGTTATGAGGTAAGATTTTTCAGGACATCGGCACTTGTAAACAAACTTGCAGAAGAGAAAAGAGTGGGAACGTTATCAAGTTTTCTGAAAAAACTGAACAAAGCTGAGCTGTTGATTTGTGATGAATGGAGATATGTTCCATTGGACAGGATAGGGGCACAGCTTCTGTTTGAGGTAATATCCGAACGATATGAGAATAAAGCGGTGATTATCAACACCAACATAGAATTTTCAAGATGGGTGAATATATTCTATGATGAACAGATGACAGGAGCAATTGTTGATCGAATACTTCACCATTGCCACTTACTGTTGTTTTTCGGACAAAGCAACAGAATGCGGGAATCGAGGTTGAATACATGA